The DNA window AATATTCTGCACAACCGGCCGCTGCCGGTATTCGGCAGTGGTTTGCAGGTGCGCGACTGGCTGTATGTGCACGACCACGCAGCGGGCATTGACCGTATTCTGCAGGCCGGCCAGCCTGGTTGTTATTACAATATTGGCGGACGTAACGAACGCACGAATATTGAGGTGATTAAACTGCTGTGCGAATCAGTGGAAAATTTTTTGCAGGAAAACCCGGACTTGCAGGCGCGTTATCCGCAGGCGCAGCAGGCGCTGGCCGGTAACGCGGCGGCGCTTATTCAATACGTCGCTGACCGGCCCGGTCACGACCAGCGTTATGCGATTAATCCGGATAAAATTGAACGGGAATTAGGCTTCCGGCCGCAGCATGATTTCCGTGCGGCGTTACGGACAACGGTGGAGTGGTATTTGCAGTATTTTGCCTGAGTGCTGGCTGTTTCATAGTGATCAGGGCCGTCACTGCGTGACGGCTTTTTGCGGGCTACGCCCGCTGGTATTGCAAGGGGAGGTATCCCCTTGCGAACCCCTCTGGCCCGCGTCCCAGCTGTTTACTCGCTTCGCTCGCCCTTCGGGTCAGCCTGCGGCTGTTACTCCCGTTGGTCGTTTCCTCGTTTACCAAACCCAATTGAGCATACGCGGCCAAAGGGCATCCATGCCCCTGGCCACTCGTTTGGAGTCATCCAAACGATGCTATTGGCTTTGGTAAACTTCGGGCTGGCCCGAATGGGCCGGGAAACATCGGGGGCGCTGGGTTCGTTCGGCGTTAAGGGTTCAGCGAGCGTTGCGGTACATTACCATGCACGCTCAACGCTCAACCCAGAACGCCTGACGAACCGCGACTCAGTTATTCGCGTGCAGTTCGTTGTTCAGCTCAATGGCGGTTTTGTTGGTCACGCACTGCACCGCACCGCTGATGGAATCACGACGGAACAGCAGGTCGGTTTTACCAGCCAGATCACGGCCTTTCACCACTTCCACCACGTTTTTCTGGTCGTCCAGCAGCTGGATTTTGGTACCGGCGGTCACGTACAGGCCGGCTTCGACGGTGCAGCGGTCGCCCAGCGGAATACCGATACCGGCGTTGGCGCCGATCAGGCACTTCTCGCCCACGGAAATAATGATATTGCCGCCACCGGACAGGGTGCCCATGGTTGAGCAGCCGCCACCCAGATCGGAGCCGTCACCCACGACTACGCCGGCAGAAATACGGCCTTCAACCATGGAAACGCCCAGCGTGCCGGCGTTAAAGTTCACAAAACCTTCGTGCATGATGGTGGTGCCTTCACCAATGTAAGCACCCAGGCGCACGCGCGAGGTATCGGCAATGCGCACGCCTTTCGGTACTACGTAATCGGTCATGCGCGGGAATTTATCCACGCTGTTCACGCTCAGAATTTCGCCGTGCAGGCGGGCTTCCAGCTGCGCCGCCGGCAGATCGTTCAGATCCACCGCGCCTTTGTTGGTCCAGGCGACGTTCGGCAGCAGACCGAACATGCCGGCCAGGTTCAGGCTGTGCGGCTTGGCCAGACGGTGCGACAGCAGGTGCAGTTTCAGGTACACCTCGGGGGTGCTGGTGGATTGCGCATCGCTTTCCAGTACGGTTACCACCACCGGACGTTCGCTTTCGGTAAAGGTACGGGCCAGCGCGGCCAGTTCAGCATTGGTGCTTTCTGCGGCTGCTGCAAAGGCTTCCAGTTCGCCACCATCGGCTTCCAGGGCCACGTTGCCACCCTCATAACCCAGCGCGGTTTTTGCGGCTTCAATCAGTGCGGCGGCCGGGTTCAGCAGTGGCTGCGGGTAATACACTTCCAGCCAGTCACCGTTGCTGTTTTTGGTGCCAATACCAATGGCCAGGGCAAATGCTTGCGTCATAAGAAATCCTCGTAAAAATGGGGTAAGCGAAAATTCAGTTAAACCGTTCAGGTAAACCCGTTAGTTAAATAATGCGGCGTAGTCGGCGGCGCTGAAGCCCAGCACTTTACGGCTGCCGGTATCCAGCAGCGGACGTTTGATAATGGACGGGTTGTTCAGCATCAGGGTTTTGGCGCTGGCGGCATCAATGCCGGCTTTCACGTCATCGGGCAGGGCGCGCCAGGTGGTACCGCGCTTATTCAGCAGGTCTTCCCAGCTCAGCTCGGCCAGAAAGCTGTCCAGCAGCTCAGCGCTCAGGCCGTCTTTTTTGTAATCGTGAAAGGCGTACTCAATACCTGCTGCTTGCAGCCAGGCGCGGGCTTTTTTGATGGTGTCGCAGTTTTTGATGCCGTACAGGGTCACCATGGGCATGTCTCCTGTGCTGTCTGAACCGTAAAAATGACGCGCAAGGATACCAGAAGCTGCCGGCAGGGTCAGCCGCAGTGGCGGCTGGTTCAGATCAGAGCCCGGGTTGCCCAGGCCACGGCAATGCCCAGATAATTGCCCAGCACATAGCCAATAATGGCAGCGGCAAAGCCGGGCACGATAAGGGCGCGGTTTTTCAGGGCGCCGGCGATCACCGGAATAAAGGGCACCGACATAATGGCGGCCGAGGCGGTAATCAGGAAGGTGTCGGTATCAATCTTCAGCCAGCGGCACAGCAGCGCCTGCAACACCATGGCACCGATCAGAATGCAGCTGATGTAACCGAATAAGGGCATGTTCAGGCGGGTCAGGATGCCGGTATCGGTCATGCTGCCGGTGGTAAAACAAAACACCAGAATCAGGTACATCCCCAACGGGTAGCTGTTCGGCAGATTCCGCACCGCCGGCACAAAGGACGCCGCCACCCCCAACGTGGTAATGGCAATAATGGCGATGGCGGAGGCCATGCTGCCGGGCACCAGTTTGGCAATGCCAACCGCAGCACCGACGATCACACCGGCCAGCAACAGCGCCAGCAGGGTTTTCGGCAGCAAGGCCAGGCGCAGCAGCGGTTTGTAGGCATGGGCGGTTTCGTCGGCCAGATGACGGAACACCGAGTGATCCTGCTCCTGCTCCGGTGCTTGAAAGGCTGGCAGCAGGCGGCTGAAGATGGGTTTGGCGATGGTCATGACAAACAGCAGATACATGGCCGAGAGCAGAATGTCGTAGGTAATCATGGTGGTGAACAGCGTATCGTCAGCACCGATGGCGGTTTTGATGGCGGCCATATTGGGGCCCCCGCCGGTGTAAGCCCCCACTGACATACCGGCAATCTGCCAGATGTCATTCAGATGGGGAGCAAAGAGCACGGCCGCCACGGTGCTGACCAGCATCACCGCCAGCAGAGCCAGGCCTAAGCTTTTCAGGGTATTGCCAGCCAGACGCAAGGCTGCGCCAACATCCATGGAAAACACCAGCAGTGGTAAGGCCAGCGCCACACTGACTTCGGCTAACGTACTTTGCAGAGCGCGGATATCATCACCGGCCGGTAATACGCCGCTGGCCGCCAGCAGAATGCCGAGGGTGAACGACAACACCACTACTCCGGCTTTATCCAGCCAGGGCAGCCGCTGGCACAGCCAGATCAGCAGAGCGGGCAGGCATAAGCCACACAGAATGACCAACATGGCGATCAGTCCGGTTGCATCAGCGTGCTGGCGCAGGGCTGCGGCTGACGTGCCCGCTGCAGACGATATTGCGGAAAGGTATCGGGATAGCTGAACACCGGCCACCAGTCGCAGATGCGTCCTTGTTCCACCACCGCCAGCTGGCCGAATTGCAACAACAACGCTTCGCTTTGGGTGGGTTGGAAGAATACATAATCATCCTGCTGCAGGCGGGTATCGGCGGGCAACTGGTAAAATTCCTGATTGCTGGAGCGGCCCAACAGGCTGCTCAGCCTGGCCTCCGCCGGGTAGCAGGGCGACGCCAGCCAGTTGCCGCCGTATAAATAACAGCCCTGTTTCGGCAGCAGGCCGATGGCGCGTAATGCCCGCGACAGGCGCGGCGCTTCAGGAATTTCCGGCTGTTGCACACGTTTTAATACGGGTGCGGCAATGTAGGCAGCGGGCAGGTGGTGTTCCAGGGTTTCCACGTCAAAATCGGTGGGTTTAAGCAGCGCTGAACCGACCGAAATTTCACTGACAATGCCCAGACTGTCGGCATCGTACAGTGGGTAGGTGGTGCTGCCGCCGGTGTTCAGGCACAGGGTTTTCAGTACCGCTTCGCCCAGCACGTCGCGCACTTGCTGTACGCAGGCGGCATAGCGCTGGCGGGTGGCGTTGAAGGCCGCGGTTGGGCCACCCAGCAGGGCCGGGATTTTGCCGATATGAGCCTCATAGCCCATCAGGCCGGACAGGCTCAGCCAGGGTGAACGGCTGATTTTTTCCAGCGCGGCGATAAAGGCTTCACCCGGCTGAAAACCACCGCGGTGCAGCCCGACATCAATTTCCAGGCTGACGCGCATGCGTACATTCAGTTCCTGTGCCAGTTGTTCGTATTGCTGCAGGCGTTGCGGGCTGTCGATCAGCCATTGCAGCTGCAGCTCGGGGGCAAAACACATACTGCTGGTTTGCTGGCCATGCCAGGCATAAAAATGCCGGGCGGCGCATACCGGCATGGGCTTGCCGAGCAGAATATCGGCGGCCGGAATATGTTCGATCAGGTGCATCAGAAAGGGCAGGTGAAAGCACATCAGCCGGCTGGTGCCGGTGCGGCGCATAATGTATTGCAGCAGCGGCACCGAGGGCAGGGATTTGGCCACAATGCGGTAATCAAAACCGCGGTTCATCACATCAATTAAGTGGTCAATATTGTGGTCGAGCCGTTCCCGGTCAATAACCATAACAGGCGTGCACACGCCGGCATCGTGAAGGGCGCTGGTGAGCGTCCGGAAATACAGATCGGTCATGGTGTGTTCCGCGATGAGCATGGTGATTATTATTGTTGTTATTTATGTTTGGTACCTTTGTACCACAAGCATTTTCGGCCGGCCACAAAAAAGGCGGACAGTGTCCGCCTGATCGTGAGCAGGGCCTTACAGCTGCACTAAGGGGATGCGTTTGGCGTCCTGCTGCTGGCCGTAGCGGCGCATTGTCAGTAAACAGCCGCCGACAAAGGTGATGCTGCCGGTAATCCATAAGGAAGAGCTGAGAGGGTGCTGGCCAAAGCTGCCAACCTGATACACCACTACGGCGGTGGTATAGGCCAGCCCGGTGCTCCAGCCGGCGACAAACAGCATCCAGCGCAGCCCGGCTTCGCGCACCATAGCGCCCAGTGTGGCTACACAAGGGGTGTAGAGCAGCACAAACACCAGGTAAGAGAACGCCGCCAGCTGGCTGCCGAATAACTCACCCATGCGGGTAAAGGTACTGCTTTCCACACCTTGTTCTTCGGTCTGGTCGGCGCCAATCAGGCTCAGCCCCAGCGGGTCGAGCAGGGCATCAGCCAGCCCGGCCAGATTGTCCGGGATGGTTTGCAGCGCTTCGGTTAAGCCACCCAGCAGGGAATAGCCTTCATCACTGGCTTCCGCGTCCGGGCTGTACAGCGCATCCAGCGTACCCACCACCGCTTCTTTGGCAAAAATGCCGGTAATCACGCCGACGGTTGCGGGCCAGTTATCGTCCTGAACGCCCAGGGGGGACAGGGCCGGGGTTACCACGGCAGCCATTTTGGCCAGCACGGATTTATCGGTGTCTTCGTTGCCGAACGAGCCGTCGGTACCAAAAGAATTGAGGAAGCTCAGCACCACCACCACGGTGACGATGGTTTTACCGGCGCGCAGGCAGAACGATTTCAGTCGTTCCCAGGTTTTCAGCAGTACGCCTTTTACAGTCGGAATATGGTAGGCCGGCAGCTCCATTACGAAAGGCGTCAGCTCGGGTTTGAACAGGGTGTTTTTCAGTGCCATGCCGGTCAGCATGGCCATAACAATGCCCAACACATAGAGGCTGAAGACGATCAGCGCACCGTTGCTGGTAAAGAAGGCGGCGGCAAATAAGGCGTAGACCGACAGCCGCGCACCGCACGACATAAAAGGCGCCATGGCGATGGTTAATAAGCGGTCTTTTTCGGTATCCATGGTGCGCGCCGCCATCACCGCCGGCACGTTACAGCCGAATCCAACAATTAACGGCACAAAGGCTTTACCGGGTAAGCCCACGGCGCGCATCAGCCGGTCCATCACAAAGGCGGCACGGGCCATATAACCGGAATCTTCAATGACCGACAAAAACAAATACAGGCCACCGATTACCGGAATAAAGGTAGCGACCAGCTGAATACCGCCACCCAGGCCATCGGCTAATAAGGTGGTCAGCCAGCCGGGGCTGCCGACGGCGTTTAATAATTCGCGCGGGCCTTCGACAAATACCGTGGCAAAGGCGATATCGAAGAAATCAATAAAGGCGCCACTGACGTTAATGGCGAATAAGAACATCAGGTACATCACGCCGAAAAAGAACGGAATGCCCAGCCAGCGGTTTAATACCCAATCGTCAATGCGTTCGGTCAGGCTGCGGCCCCGGCGGCCGATGGTTAACACACTGGTTAAAATGCTGCGGATCGCCTGATAACGGCCATTGGCCAGCAACACATCCAGCGGTTGCTGCACCTCTTGTTCCAGCTGTTCGCGGTGCTGGCGGGCGCTGGTGAGAATATCGTTACGGCGGGCTTCTGGTAATACATCACCGGCATAACGGTCGTTTTCCAGAATACGGGTGGCCGACCAGAAGGGGTTGGGTACCAGCCCGTGCAGTTGTGTTTTCAGGTCGTCAATGGCCTGCTGCAAACCGGCATCCGGCCGCAGCAGCGGTGTGGCGACGGTGGGGTGTTCCAGGTTATGCGCCAGTACCCGGCATAACTCTTCAATACCCTGACCACTGGCGGCGACAATGGGTACCACCGGTACGCCCAGCTGTTGCGACAGCAGCACGGTATCAACATGAATGCCTTCGCGCTCGGCCACATCCAGCATATTCACCGCACAGACTAGCGGTACGCCCATATCCAGTAATTGTGAGGTGAGGAATAAATTACGTTCCAGATTACTGGCATCCAGAATATTAATAATCAGCTGTGCTTCGCCGCTTAAGGCAAATTCACGGGCGATTTTTTCATCGGTGGATAATTCATCATCGTGGCTGTCCAGTGCATAGGTGCCGGGTAAATCGACCAGGGTATGGGCGACATCGCGCAGGTTTAATACGCCCTCTTTACGGTCAACCGTTACGCCGGGCCAGTTGCCCACTTTCTGACGCGAGCCGGTTAACGCATTGAACAGGGTGGTTTTACCGCAATTCGGATTACCGATAACACCAATCACCGCGGGTTTCATGCCTGCACCTCCACCTGAATAATCGACGCTTCCTGTTTCCGCAGGCTGACCGACGCGCCGCGCAGCTGAATCTGCATCGGGTCGCCCAGCGGGGCGAAGCGGCTGACTTCGATCTCGGTGCCGGGCATCAGGCCCAGGGCGAGTAACTTACGGCGGAAGTTGGTGGCCGTGGTAGTGAAACCAACAATGCGGGCCTTACTGCCGGCCGTCAGCTGGTCGAGGGTGCGGAGAGTCATGCTGGACGCTGCTTTCTGGGATGAATGTCAGAGCGAATGTTAATCTTTATCATTTATAAGTACAAGCTCGTGTGCCGGGTCCGGAAGGGGTAGTGGCTGTCTGCAGACAGACTGTTGTTTATACAGGAATAATCAAAATCACATTGCCGCAGTGTGGGTCATTACATATTTCATTCATTGTTGTATATTAGCGCCCGGAAAAAACACCGATATCTATTATCCCGATATGGCGTTCGCCTTATTACATTACTTTGCGATAACCGGCGAAGCCATATTATTGATATTTACCCAAGAGGTTATACCGTGAGCGTTTTCGATCTCGATATTGATAAGCAAATTAAACAACACCAGCAGAAAATCCAGGAACTGGAAGCCCTGCGTATTACCCATGAAAAGAAACTGGAAGGCGTTAAAGAATTTGCCGAACAGATTCAGCGTCTGTGCAACCAGAACAACCTGACGGAAGAAGAACTGTACGTATCCCGTTCTGAGCAAATCGAGAACTGGATTGTCGGCATGGCTAAGCAGGATAATCCGTCTTCTATTTATCAGAACCTGCGTAAGCATTTTGCCCGCACCGCACCGCGTGGTCCGCGTGCGGCTAAAGAAGAAAAAACCTCCAGCCTGCCGAAACCGAAACTGGCGGTGGGCACTTACGAGCACCCGGTGTCACATCAGCGCGTAACCAAAGTAAAACGCAACCCGCGTGAACTGGATCAGTGGATCGAAGAGTTCGGTTTCGCCGTGGTGCGGACCTGGAAAAAAGACTGATATTGTCTTTTAATCCATAAAAAAAGGAGCCGGTTGGCTCCTTTTTTTATAGGTGTGAGTTATTGAATTAAACCAACGCAAACCGCGCAATACGCGCCTGCGGTTGTACTTCCAGCACTTTTACCCGCACCGGCTGGCCCAGCACAAAGCGGCCGGCATCGCTGTGGTGGCTGATGGTTTTGGTATCAAAAGTCCATTCTTTACCGGCTTTGCGGCGGTCGATGCTGCCTTCAATGCCGCAGTCTTCCAGCCGTACGGTGATACTGGCTGAATTCATGTGCACGATGCTGGCATCAAACAGCAGTTCGCTGTCTTGTTGCTGCAGCTGTTGTAACCACTGCAGCTTCAGCCAGGCTTCGGCCTGGTTGGCCGCCATACGGGCATTGGTCTGGGCGGCCTGAATGCTCAGCAGTAAATCACTGTCCGGCAGCGTCGGGGTTTGTTGCTGCAGCAATTCACGCACAATGCGGTGAATCAGCAGGTCGTTGTATTTGCGCAGCGGTGAACTGAAGGTGGTGTAGTAATCAAACCCCAGGCCTTTATGCGGCTTGGCTTCCAGCGATAAATTACTGCGTTCCTGCTGGCGGCTGATAATCATCCGCAGCGGTAATTCACTGGCGGCTTCACCGGCGCGCTGCAGCCAACCGACATAATCGGCCAGACTGTGCAATTCCGGCTTTTGCTCCAGCCCCAGCTGTTCTTTTAACAGTGCAGCCACTTCACCGTGGCGTTCGGTACGCACACCGCCGTGTTCAATAAAGAAACCGGTATTCTGCGCCGCCAGCCAACCGGCGACGCTGCGGTTACAGGCCAGCATGCATTCTTCCACCAGGCGGTGGGCGGCATTGCGCTCAATGCGGACAATGTCTTTGACCTTGCCGTTGTCATCGAACACCAGCTTGTAATCCGGGCGGTCTTCCATAATCAGGCAATGGGTTTTGCGCCAGTTGGCCAGTGCCTGCGCACAGTTATGCAGATGCAACAACGGGCCACGCAGTTCAGCACTGATATCGGCTTCTTCACCGTCAATAAATTGCGCTACCTGGTGGTAGCTGAGTTTGGCGTGACTGCGGATGCTGGCTTCATGCAGGTGTAATTGCTGCATGCCGCCGTCTTCGCCAATGCGTAATTCCGCCACCATGGCCGGGCGCAACTCCCCCGCCTGTAATGAACACAGTTGCTCGGATAACTCCGGCGGCAGCATCGGAATGACCAGGTCGGGCAAATACACTGAGGTGCCACGTTCAGCGGCGGCTTTATCCAGTTCCGAACCGGGGGCAATTAAAGCCGACGGATCGGCAATGCCTACCCATAAGGTCCAGCCTTCGCTGTGTGCTTCAGCAAATAAAGCATCGTCAATATCGCGGGTGCTGGCCGAATCAATGGTAACGAAGGGCAGGTGCGATAAATCGGTACGGCCGGCCAGCACACTGTCCAGTCCGTTTGCTGCCAACGCGCTGGCCTCGGCCAGGACGGCGGCGCTGAAGCTGTCCGGCAGCGCCCATTTGGCCAGAGTAAAGCGCTGTTCTATGCCAGCATCAGAGGGGTGGCCGATTACGGCATCAATATCCGCCTGGGCTTTGCCATGCGGAAACGGGTGCTGGCTGATATGGGCCTGCACCAGATCACCGGCGGCGGCGTTATTACGCCTGGCCGGCGGCACAAAAATCCAGCGGTTTAAGGTGGGGTGGTCGGCTTCAATAAAATGGCCTTTACCGCGCACCACATAAGTGCCAAAAAATTCCCGGATATCGCTGCTTAGCAGCTTTTCCACAATCGCCTGTTCTTTGCCTTCACCGGCGGGTTCCACCCGGAATTCCACCACATCGCCGGGCAGCACTTTTTCCATTTCTTCCGGAGTCAGGAAAAAAGACTGATTGTCATCGGTATTCACAAAACCAAAGCGGCCGTTACTGGCACGGACACGCCCGCTGAAGCGCGGAACACTGTCGTGA is part of the Venatoribacter cucullus genome and encodes:
- a CDS encoding VacB/RNase II family 3'-5' exoribonuclease; its protein translation is MLDKNALAQLQSLKKEIHDSVPRFSGRVRASNGRFGFVNTDDNQSFFLTPEEMEKVLPGDVVEFRVEPAGEGKEQAIVEKLLSSDIREFFGTYVVRGKGHFIEADHPTLNRWIFVPPARRNNAAAGDLVQAHISQHPFPHGKAQADIDAVIGHPSDAGIEQRFTLAKWALPDSFSAAVLAEASALAANGLDSVLAGRTDLSHLPFVTIDSASTRDIDDALFAEAHSEGWTLWVGIADPSALIAPGSELDKAAAERGTSVYLPDLVIPMLPPELSEQLCSLQAGELRPAMVAELRIGEDGGMQQLHLHEASIRSHAKLSYHQVAQFIDGEEADISAELRGPLLHLHNCAQALANWRKTHCLIMEDRPDYKLVFDDNGKVKDIVRIERNAAHRLVEECMLACNRSVAGWLAAQNTGFFIEHGGVRTERHGEVAALLKEQLGLEQKPELHSLADYVGWLQRAGEAASELPLRMIISRQQERSNLSLEAKPHKGLGFDYYTTFSSPLRKYNDLLIHRIVRELLQQQTPTLPDSDLLLSIQAAQTNARMAANQAEAWLKLQWLQQLQQQDSELLFDASIVHMNSASITVRLEDCGIEGSIDRRKAGKEWTFDTKTISHHSDAGRFVLGQPVRVKVLEVQPQARIARFALV
- a CDS encoding FeoA family protein; protein product: MTLRTLDQLTAGSKARIVGFTTTATNFRRKLLALGLMPGTEIEVSRFAPLGDPMQIQLRGASVSLRKQEASIIQVEVQA
- the feoB gene encoding Fe(2+) transporter permease subunit FeoB, coding for MKPAVIGVIGNPNCGKTTLFNALTGSRQKVGNWPGVTVDRKEGVLNLRDVAHTLVDLPGTYALDSHDDELSTDEKIAREFALSGEAQLIINILDASNLERNLFLTSQLLDMGVPLVCAVNMLDVAEREGIHVDTVLLSQQLGVPVVPIVAASGQGIEELCRVLAHNLEHPTVATPLLRPDAGLQQAIDDLKTQLHGLVPNPFWSATRILENDRYAGDVLPEARRNDILTSARQHREQLEQEVQQPLDVLLANGRYQAIRSILTSVLTIGRRGRSLTERIDDWVLNRWLGIPFFFGVMYLMFLFAINVSGAFIDFFDIAFATVFVEGPRELLNAVGSPGWLTTLLADGLGGGIQLVATFIPVIGGLYLFLSVIEDSGYMARAAFVMDRLMRAVGLPGKAFVPLIVGFGCNVPAVMAARTMDTEKDRLLTIAMAPFMSCGARLSVYALFAAAFFTSNGALIVFSLYVLGIVMAMLTGMALKNTLFKPELTPFVMELPAYHIPTVKGVLLKTWERLKSFCLRAGKTIVTVVVVLSFLNSFGTDGSFGNEDTDKSVLAKMAAVVTPALSPLGVQDDNWPATVGVITGIFAKEAVVGTLDALYSPDAEASDEGYSLLGGLTEALQTIPDNLAGLADALLDPLGLSLIGADQTEEQGVESSTFTRMGELFGSQLAAFSYLVFVLLYTPCVATLGAMVREAGLRWMLFVAGWSTGLAYTTAVVVYQVGSFGQHPLSSSLWITGSITFVGGCLLTMRRYGQQQDAKRIPLVQL
- a CDS encoding DSD1 family PLP-dependent enzyme — translated: MTDLYFRTLTSALHDAGVCTPVMVIDRERLDHNIDHLIDVMNRGFDYRIVAKSLPSVPLLQYIMRRTGTSRLMCFHLPFLMHLIEHIPAADILLGKPMPVCAARHFYAWHGQQTSSMCFAPELQLQWLIDSPQRLQQYEQLAQELNVRMRVSLEIDVGLHRGGFQPGEAFIAALEKISRSPWLSLSGLMGYEAHIGKIPALLGGPTAAFNATRQRYAACVQQVRDVLGEAVLKTLCLNTGGSTTYPLYDADSLGIVSEISVGSALLKPTDFDVETLEHHLPAAYIAAPVLKRVQQPEIPEAPRLSRALRAIGLLPKQGCYLYGGNWLASPCYPAEARLSSLLGRSSNQEFYQLPADTRLQQDDYVFFQPTQSEALLLQFGQLAVVEQGRICDWWPVFSYPDTFPQYRLQRARQPQPCASTLMQPD
- a CDS encoding DUF819 family protein, whose amino-acid sequence is MLVILCGLCLPALLIWLCQRLPWLDKAGVVVLSFTLGILLAASGVLPAGDDIRALQSTLAEVSVALALPLLVFSMDVGAALRLAGNTLKSLGLALLAVMLVSTVAAVLFAPHLNDIWQIAGMSVGAYTGGGPNMAAIKTAIGADDTLFTTMITYDILLSAMYLLFVMTIAKPIFSRLLPAFQAPEQEQDHSVFRHLADETAHAYKPLLRLALLPKTLLALLLAGVIVGAAVGIAKLVPGSMASAIAIIAITTLGVAASFVPAVRNLPNSYPLGMYLILVFCFTTGSMTDTGILTRLNMPLFGYISCILIGAMVLQALLCRWLKIDTDTFLITASAAIMSVPFIPVIAGALKNRALIVPGFAAAIIGYVLGNYLGIAVAWATRALI
- the dapD gene encoding 2,3,4,5-tetrahydropyridine-2,6-dicarboxylate N-succinyltransferase, whose product is MTQAFALAIGIGTKNSNGDWLEVYYPQPLLNPAAALIEAAKTALGYEGGNVALEADGGELEAFAAAAESTNAELAALARTFTESERPVVVTVLESDAQSTSTPEVYLKLHLLSHRLAKPHSLNLAGMFGLLPNVAWTNKGAVDLNDLPAAQLEARLHGEILSVNSVDKFPRMTDYVVPKGVRIADTSRVRLGAYIGEGTTIMHEGFVNFNAGTLGVSMVEGRISAGVVVGDGSDLGGGCSTMGTLSGGGNIIISVGEKCLIGANAGIGIPLGDRCTVEAGLYVTAGTKIQLLDDQKNVVEVVKGRDLAGKTDLLFRRDSISGAVQCVTNKTAIELNNELHANN
- a CDS encoding ArsC family reductase; the encoded protein is MVTLYGIKNCDTIKKARAWLQAAGIEYAFHDYKKDGLSAELLDSFLAELSWEDLLNKRGTTWRALPDDVKAGIDAASAKTLMLNNPSIIKRPLLDTGSRKVLGFSAADYAALFN